The following proteins come from a genomic window of Sphaerisporangium rubeum:
- a CDS encoding serine/threonine-protein kinase, with protein MSNPVPLRPGDPERVGEYTLSSRLGEGGQGVVYLGRSPAGAPVAVKLLRSDLAQNEEALARFVREVSTAERVATFCTAQVIETGVAGHRPYIVSEYIDGPTLDAVVEDDGPRRGAALYRLAIGTVTALVAIHQAGIVHRDFKPSNVLLAADGPRVIDFGIAKALDKTSTLTSMVVGTPAYMTPEQLAGQQAGPAADMFAWAGTMIFAATGDAPFGSDSLPAVFHRIMNIEPDLTAIEEPLRGIVAACLAKDAAARPAAGEVLMRLLGQPGAAAPSAMLAEGTAAAQPREPAGRRDPAAYEPPVPRPDSAPARREVPAQQHEPVAREQAPPFAAWARPLPAPHQQIPTRPLDTGPGAPGHPSGGSAPVTHPSGGLAPTRPAGQAPSGPPPQPYQHGQRQAGPPPGGHGPATPVPGAGGMPYPQGQAATVPAWQQGGPGGWPGTEVAPPPRRRAPLIAAAAAAAVLVVAGGGYLVVRGLSDPGGTAGRSPGPSSGAERSPTLPAGSADGGAEGVPSASPGGRATGAADPYTAAGDLPAATRQIKLPDSTIVLHENDADPIKLTAYTLDDGKQVYIRPHGQNSFSRTKKYFEYVVGSDGRAALGTNVTYTTDSYSTVALVDRTNGRSTTIRIAKAPVYPIYPQWSPDGSKILLSLNKAVGDSSEGWGFAIIDVARKTAKVVHITEKDVGRWSYFWRGDGQAVGTWALKGSTERIRFYDLGGTVLQTLLDVGSPLTVESDDVSPDGTQFMTRCTGSDQVCVWSVDGQERARVPFESERLIGWYDDRHIAGWRKTAGGYEAVVFDFQGTVKRLLATAKAGEYKKQYLRYTRGS; from the coding sequence ATGTCGAACCCGGTGCCGTTGCGGCCGGGCGACCCGGAACGGGTGGGGGAGTACACACTCTCCTCCCGGCTGGGTGAAGGGGGACAGGGGGTCGTCTACCTCGGCCGCTCCCCGGCCGGCGCCCCGGTGGCGGTGAAGCTGCTGCGCTCCGACCTCGCGCAGAACGAGGAGGCGCTCGCGCGGTTCGTGCGCGAGGTCTCCACCGCCGAGCGGGTCGCCACCTTCTGCACCGCACAAGTGATCGAGACCGGTGTCGCGGGACACCGGCCGTACATCGTCAGCGAGTACATCGACGGCCCCACCCTGGACGCCGTCGTCGAGGACGACGGCCCCCGGCGAGGCGCCGCGCTGTACCGCCTCGCCATCGGCACCGTCACGGCGCTCGTGGCGATCCACCAGGCCGGCATCGTGCACCGCGACTTCAAGCCGTCCAACGTGCTGCTGGCCGCCGACGGGCCGCGCGTGATCGACTTCGGCATCGCCAAGGCGCTGGACAAGACCTCCACGCTCACCTCGATGGTGGTGGGGACCCCCGCGTACATGACGCCGGAGCAGCTCGCGGGACAGCAGGCGGGCCCGGCGGCCGACATGTTCGCCTGGGCCGGCACCATGATCTTCGCGGCGACCGGGGACGCGCCGTTCGGCTCCGACAGCCTGCCCGCGGTGTTCCACCGGATCATGAACATCGAGCCCGACCTCACCGCGATCGAGGAGCCGCTGCGCGGCATCGTGGCCGCCTGCCTGGCCAAGGACGCCGCGGCCCGGCCCGCGGCCGGCGAGGTGCTGATGCGGCTGCTCGGCCAGCCCGGTGCCGCCGCGCCGTCGGCCATGCTGGCCGAAGGCACGGCCGCGGCGCAGCCCCGTGAGCCCGCGGGCCGCCGCGACCCCGCGGCGTACGAGCCCCCCGTGCCGCGTCCCGACTCCGCACCCGCGCGCCGCGAGGTCCCGGCGCAGCAGCACGAGCCCGTGGCCCGCGAGCAGGCGCCGCCGTTCGCCGCCTGGGCCCGGCCGTTACCCGCACCCCACCAGCAGATCCCCACCCGGCCCCTGGACACGGGTCCCGGCGCGCCGGGCCACCCCTCCGGCGGGTCCGCGCCGGTCACGCACCCGTCCGGAGGGCTCGCGCCGACACGTCCGGCGGGTCAGGCGCCGTCCGGGCCTCCGCCGCAGCCGTATCAGCACGGCCAGAGGCAGGCCGGCCCGCCGCCTGGCGGCCACGGCCCGGCGACCCCCGTGCCAGGCGCCGGGGGGATGCCGTACCCGCAGGGACAGGCGGCCACGGTGCCGGCCTGGCAACAGGGCGGGCCCGGCGGCTGGCCGGGTACGGAGGTAGCGCCGCCGCCGCGCCGCCGCGCGCCGCTGATCGCCGCTGCCGCCGCTGCGGCCGTGCTGGTGGTGGCAGGCGGCGGCTACCTGGTGGTGCGCGGTCTCAGCGATCCTGGCGGCACCGCCGGTCGCAGCCCTGGTCCGTCGAGCGGCGCGGAACGTTCCCCGACCCTGCCGGCCGGGTCCGCGGACGGCGGCGCGGAGGGGGTGCCGAGCGCCTCACCGGGAGGCCGTGCGACCGGCGCGGCCGATCCCTACACCGCGGCCGGTGACCTCCCGGCGGCGACCCGGCAGATCAAGCTGCCGGACAGCACGATCGTCCTGCACGAGAACGACGCCGACCCGATCAAGCTGACCGCCTACACCCTCGACGACGGCAAACAGGTCTACATCCGTCCCCACGGGCAGAACTCCTTCAGCCGCACCAAGAAGTACTTCGAGTACGTCGTCGGCTCCGACGGCCGCGCGGCGCTCGGCACCAACGTCACCTACACCACCGACAGCTACTCCACCGTGGCCCTGGTCGACCGCACCAACGGCCGCTCCACCACCATCAGGATCGCCAAAGCCCCGGTCTACCCCATCTACCCCCAGTGGTCGCCGGACGGCTCCAAGATCCTGCTGAGCCTGAACAAGGCCGTCGGCGACTCCAGCGAGGGCTGGGGCTTCGCCATCATCGACGTCGCGCGCAAGACCGCCAAGGTGGTGCACATCACCGAGAAGGACGTGGGCCGCTGGAGCTACTTCTGGCGGGGCGACGGCCAGGCCGTCGGCACGTGGGCCCTGAAGGGCTCCACCGAGCGCATCAGGTTCTACGACCTCGGTGGCACCGTGCTGCAGACCCTGCTGGACGTCGGCTCCCCCCTCACGGTGGAGAGCGACGACGTCTCCCCCGACGGCACGCAGTTCATGACCCGCTGCACCGGCAGCGACCAGGTCTGCGTGTGGTCCGTGGACGGCCAGGAACGGGCCCGCGTGCCGTTCGAGAGCGAACGGCTGATCGGGTGGTACGACGACCGGCACATCGCGGGCTGGCGCAAGACGGCCGGTGGTTACGAGGCGGTGGTGTTCGACTTCCAGGGCACGGTGAAGCGGCTGCTGGCGACCGCCAAGGCCGGGGAGTACAAGAAACAGTACCTGCGTTACACCAGAGGCTCCTGA